From a single Rutidosis leptorrhynchoides isolate AG116_Rl617_1_P2 chromosome 5, CSIRO_AGI_Rlap_v1, whole genome shotgun sequence genomic region:
- the LOC139850654 gene encoding pentatricopeptide repeat-containing protein At3g26782, mitochondrial-like encodes MFRRWFSICNKNTISEIDTHYDKIIQSCNTLPLLTQIHSVLTTTGIIKQSVHLSARVIIKYADHLHLNEARSVFNETDHESSSFLWNTMLRGYANNGYCTEALWFYSLMRESGIKPNNYTFPFVLKSCAVDLVITFGKMVHSEVIRTGFGSDIYVDAALVDMYSGCGVIDDARKVFDKMSKRDVVCWTSMITAYEQDERGETALWLLGRMQDEGFALDWVTIVTVASAVGQLGDARKGRAVHAFALRNRLLLEVPVVNSILAMYGKCGEVEYAETVFVHAKVKQRITWNSMLTCYTQNGLASEALNLFEQMKVFDVMPNEVTVLVLVSACAYIGSRHHATRIHDYIIENNIEINLTLWNAIMDMYAKCSDLDTAVKMSKQVPLDQLDVSSYNTLISGYGMHGYGKQALRLYNEMKNENIHPNHITFISILSACSHAGLINEGKKCFLEMKDFLVTPDSKHYACMVDMLGRAGQLDEAYDLIKNMSSKPNDDVWGALLLACKMYGNTNLAKVAANNLFCLEPQHSGYYVLMSNVYADSRNWYEVGKLRENMKNKGLKKPAALSLIEFNNELHGFHTGEQLDSVTRDVYKKMEQMIIDLKKAGYVPDLSCVFHDVEDEDKEAMVYYHGEKLALAFGLINIDKSLPIRITKNLRVCSDCHSAFKLVSCVYERKIIVRDVNRFHHFEDGLCSCNDYW; translated from the coding sequence ATGTTTCGTCGATGGTTCAGCATATGTAACAAAAATACAATCTCCGAAATCGATACACATTACGATAAAATCATTCAATCATGCAACACTTTACCATTACTAACTCAAATACATTCTGTTCTTACAACCACCGGCATTATCAAACAGAGTGTTCATTTAAGTGCACGTGTGATCATCAAATACGCCGATCACCTACATCTTAATGAAGCCAGATCTGTATTCAACGAAACAGATCATGAATCAAGCTCCTTTTTATGGAACACCATGCTCCGTGGTTATGCAAATAATGGGTATTGTACTGAAGCTTTATGGTTCTATTCACTTATGCGTGAAAGCGGTATCAAGCCCAATAATTACACGTTTCCGTTTGTTCTTAAATCGTGCGCGGTTGATTTGGTGATTACATTTGGAAAGATGGTTCATTCTGAGGTGATACGAACCGGGTTTGGGTCGGATATTTACGTTGATGCTGCTCTTGTTGATATGTATTCCGGGTGTGGGGTAATCGATGATGCACGcaaagtgtttgataaaatgtctaAGAGAGATGTTGTGTGTTGGACATCTATGATTACTGCTTATGAACAAGATGAGAGAGGTGAGACAGCGTTGTGGTTGCTTGGTCGAATGCAGGACGAAGGGTTCGCGTTGGATTGGGTTACGATTGTGACAGTTGCGTCTGCTGTTGGTCAGTTGGGAGATGCGAGAAAAGGTCGGGCTGTTCATGCGTTTGCTCTTCGAAATAGGTTATTACTTGAGGTACCTGTTGTGAATTCGATTTTAGCCATGTATGGAAAATGCGGGGAGGTTGAGTATGCGGAAACGGTGTTTGTTCATGCAAAGGTTAAACAGCGTATAACTTGGAATTCTATGCTTACTTGCTACACGCAAAATGGGTTAGCTAGTGAAGCTTTGAATCTTTTTGAACAAATGAAGGTATTTGATGTTATGCCTAATGAAGTTACAGTGTTGGTACTTGTTTCAGCTTGTGCGTATATTGGTTCCCGACATCACGCGACCAGAATCCATGATTATATTATAGAAAACAATATTGAAATTAACTTAACGTTGTGGAACGCGATAATGGACATGTATGCTAAATGTTCAGATTTGGACACTGCTGTAAAAATGTCTAAACAAGTACCTTTAGATCAACTTGATGTTAGTTCATACAACACTTTAATTTCGGGTTACGGTATGCATGGGTATGGGAAACAAGCACTTAGACTCTACAACGAGATGAAAAACGAAAACATTCATCCAAATCATATCACTTTCATTTCGATTCTTTCTGCTTGTAGTCACGCAGGGTTGATTAATGAAGGAAAAAAATGTTTTTTAGAAATGAAAGATTTTTTAGTGACACCTGACTCAAAACATTATGCTTGTATGGTTGATATGCTTGGTCGAGCGGGCCAGTTAGATGAAGCGTACGATTTGATTAAAAATATGTCGTCAAAACCAAACGATGATGTTTGGGGAGCTTTACTTTTGGCTTGTAAGATGTACGGAAATACAAATTTAGCAAAAGTTGCGGCTAATAATCTTTTTTGCCTCGAACCGCAACATAGTGGATATTATGTACTGATGTCGAATGTATATGCTGATTCAAGAAATTGGTATGAAGTTGgaaaattgagagaaaatatgaaaAATAAAGGATTAAAAAAGCCCGCTGCACTTAGTTTAATTGAATTTAATAACGAGTTACATGGTTTTCATACTGGAGAACAGTTGGATTCGGTTACAAGAGACGTTTATAAGAAGATGGAGCAAATGATTATCGATTTGAAAAAGGCGGGTTATGTTCCTGACTTGTCATGTGTATTTCATGATGTAGAAGATGAAGATAAGGAAGCTATGGTTTATTATCATGGTGAAAAGTTAGCTTTGGCTTTTGGGCTTATAAATATTGATAAGAGCTTGCCTATTCGCATAACTAAGAACCTTAGAGTTTGCAGTGATTGTCATTCTGCTTTTAAACTGGTGTCTTGCGTATACGAAAGGAAGATTATTGTTAGAGATGTAAATCGTTTTCATCATTTTGAAGATGGGTTGTGTTCATGTAATGATTATTGGTAA
- the LOC139846857 gene encoding serpin-ZX-like, protein MYTATTLNDPHQHYEKHVTGKKLLATHVLSNTSNVVFSPLSIDTVLRSVAAGSTGETLKQLLSYLKAKGIDDVNARSQHVSSVLGDGSPFGGPLLRYANGIWVEQTLYRRSYYENRRKSRHKVACKFGDFRNKPNEVADEVNMWAEKKTSGLIKDLLPVDAASNETAILFANALYFKGVWKEKFDRSMTRLHDFRRLDGSTVQVPYMTTNQKQILRQYDGFKVLGLPYEQGEDKRRFTMYFYLPDERDGLQSLVEKIDSESDFFESYIPSEKVDVEKVMIPKFKISYGFEASDMLKELGLVLPFIPGGITNITKCLRGDELYISSIHHKSFVEVNEEGTEAAASTAVSIAKCINMEFVASHPFLFVIREDTSGSILFVGQVVDPSVS, encoded by the exons ATGTATACTGCTACCACTCTGAACGACCCTCATCAACACTACGAAAAACATGTTACCGGAAAAAAGTTACTTGCAACCCACGTTTTATCCAACACATCAAACGTTGTTTTCTCGCCACTTTCTATTGATACAGTCCTGAGGTCAGTTGCGGCGGGTTCGACGGGAGAAACACTCAAGCAGTTGCTATCTTATTTgaaagcaaaaggtattgatgacgTCAATGCTCGTTCGCAGCATGTGTCCTCTGTTTTGGGTGATGGCAGCCCATTTGGTGGACCTCTTTTAAGGTATGCAAATGGAATTTGGGTTGAGCAGACACTTTATCGTCGTTCTTATTATGAAAATAGGAGGAAAAGTCGTCATAAAGTTGCTTGTAAGTTTGGAGATTTCAGGAATAAG CCTAATGAGGTAGCCGATGAAGTGAATATGTGGGCCGAAAAGAAAACTAGTGGGCTGATTAAAGACTTGCTTCCAGTTGATGCGGCTAGCAATGAAACCGCAATATTGTTTGCAAATGCTCTCTATTTTAAGGGAGTCTGGAAGGAGAAGTTTGACCGGTCAATGACAAGACTACACGATTTCCGTCGCCTCGACGGAAGCACAGTTCAAGTACCCTATATGACAACTAACCAAAAACAAATTCTTCGTCAATATGACGGTTTCAAAGTCTTGGGCCTACCTTATGAACAAGGCGAAGATAAACGGCGTTTCACAATGTATTTTTATCTCCCAGATGAACGGGACGGCCTTCAAAGTTTAGTTGAGAAAATAGATTCAGAATCTGACTTTTTCGAATCTTATATTCCAAGCGAAAAAGTAGATGTAGAGAAGGTTATGATCCCAAAGTTTAAGATTTCGTATGGGTTTGAAGCTTCTGATATGTTAAAGGAATTAGGTCTAGTGTTGCCTTTCATACCTGGAGGTATAACTAATATAACGAAATGTTTAAGGGGTGACGAACTATATATTTCGAGTATTCATCATAAATCGTTTGTGGAAGTCAATGAAGAAGGTACAGAAGCTGCAGCATCAACTGCAGTCTCTATTGCAAAATGCATAAATATGGAGTTTGTTGCAAGTCATCCATTTTTGTTTGTGATTAGAGAAGATACGAGTGGAAGCATTCTGTTTGTGGGCCAGGTGGTTGACCCAAGTGTTTCTTGA
- the LOC139848687 gene encoding uncharacterized protein, with amino-acid sequence MVLSITNTATNRALELIDALEELSDNEEVEPIPWAPRRYLHRDRQGRATTLWNDYFSDDPTYPDNYFRNRFRMSKPLFLRICQVTSAIRQLAYAASADVFDDYLHMGEQTSYDCLNNFYKCVFHLYGPEYLRKPTAQDVQHLTTKHAQIHDFLGMLRSIDCMHWRWRNCPARWKGHYTRGDHGYPSIMLEAVASYDG; translated from the exons ATGGTATTATCGATCACGAATACCGCTACGAATCGAGCACTCGAATTAATTGACGCGTTAGAAGAATTAAGTGATAACGAAGAAGTTGAACCAATACCATGGGCACCTAGAAGATATTTACATAGAGATCGTCAGGGCCGTGCAACGactttatggaatgattatttttccGACGATCCCACATATCCGGACAATTATTTTCGTAATCGTTTTCGAATGAGCAAACCTCTATTTCTTCGTATATGTCAAG TAACATCCGCCATACGTCAACTAGCTTATGCCGCTTCGGCCGATGTTTTTGATGATTATTTGCATATGGGTGAACAAACCTCATATGATTGTTTAAACAATTTCTACAAATGTGTTTTCCACTTGTACGGACCCGAATATTTGAGAAAACCAACTGCACAAGATGTGCAACATTTGACCACTAAACATGCTCAAATACATGATTTTCTGGGAATGTTAAgaagtattgattgtatgcattggagaTGGAGAAATTGTCCGGCACGTTGGAAGGGTCATTATACACGAGGTGACCATGGTTACCCGTCAATTATGCTTGAAGCGGTAGCGTCGTACGATGGATGA
- the LOC139846491 gene encoding serpin-ZX-like: MNTQQSIKNQTHVSIKLSNHLLNKSHNSNVVFSPLSIHVVLNLIAAGSKGLTLDQLLSFLKAKNIDELNALSSQLVSMIMVDGSPVGGPQLFFANGAWVEQTVTLKPSFKQVVETVHKATCNQVDFQTRAAEVAKEVNLWAEKQTNGLIKDIIPLDAVDEFTRLIFANAIYFKGAWREKFDPSKTKDFDFHLLDGSKVQVPFMTSKKKQFLHKYDDFKVLGLPYENGNDKRRFTMYIFLPNAKDGLSSLIQKVGSQSDFLESHIPRRKVEVGQFLIPKFKISFGFEASDTLKELGLLFPFSTTHGLSDMSYTDKKLYVSSIQHKSFVEVNEEGTEAAAVTGAVIILECRKPVFVADHPFLFAIKEDTSGAVLFMGQVVDPTIN, from the exons ATGAACACTCAACAATCAATCAAAAACCAAACCCATGTTTCTATCAAACTTTCAAATCACCTTCTGAACAAATCCCACAACTCAAACGTTGTTTTCTCTCCACTTTCAATCCATGTCGTTCTTAACTTGATCGCCGCAGGTTCCAAAGGCCTAACACTTGACCAGTTGCTATCTTTTTTAAAAGCTAAAAACATTGATGAACTCAATGCTCTTTCTTCACAGCTTGTGTCCATGATCATGGTAGATGGTAGTCCAGTGGGTGGGCCACAGTTGTTTTTTGCAAATGGAGCTTGGGTTGAGCAAACTGTTACTCTTAAACCTTCCTTTAAACAGGTTGTGGAAACTGTTCATAAAGCTACTTGTAATCAAGTCGATTTCCAAACCAGG GCTGCTGAGGTAGCTAAAGAAGTGAATTTGTGGGCCGAAAAACAAACTAATGGTCTCATCAAAGACATCATTCCTCTTGATGCGGTTGATGAATTTACAAGGCTCATCTTTGCAAATGCAATCTATTTTAAGGGAGCCTGGAGAGAAAAGTTTGACCCGTCAAAGACTAAAGACTTTGACTTTCACCTTCTTGATGGTAGCAAAGTTCAAGTACCCTTCATGACAAGTAAGAAAAAACAATTCTTGCACAAATATGATGATTTCAAAGTATTGGGGCTTCCATATGAAAATGGTAATGATAAACGGCGTTTCACGATGTACATCTTCCTCCCAAATGCAAAAGACGGCCTTTCATCTTTAATACAGAAAGTCGGCTCACAATCTGACTTCTTGGAGAGTCACATTCCACGCCGAAAAGTAGAGGTCGGGCAATTTTTGATCCCAAAGTTTAAGATCTCATTTGGGTTTGAAGCTTCCGACACATTGAAAGAATTAGGCCTCTTGTTTCCTTTTAGCACCACACATGGTTTGAGTGACATGTCTTACACGGATAAAAAGTTATATGTTTCGAGCATTCAACATAAATCATTTGTGGAGGTAAACGAAGAAGGTACAGAAGCTGCAGCGGTCACTGGAGCAGTCATTATTTTGGAATGCAGAAAACCCGTTTTTGTGGCAGATCATCCGTTTTTGTTTGCGATTAAAGAAGATACAAGTGGAGCCGTGTTGTTTATGGGTCAGGTTGTTGACCCAACTATCAACTGA